Proteins found in one Pieris napi chromosome 11, ilPieNapi1.2, whole genome shotgun sequence genomic segment:
- the LOC125053580 gene encoding protein ABHD11-like has product MSYLTKIITILPYKHSFYNYVHSRTAVDLVYKVHGNENYNNAPVIVIHGLLGMKKNWESVSKKINENTSKTVITVDVRNHGESPHTSSHTYHELASDISQLISKLSLKTSHIIGHSMGGRTGMVLALTEPSKIESLIVVDISPVSTAGILNDFFPKLIKAMRSTNFEGADHVSKARSIARDHLASTGVVKPESSGFILMNIGPVKGGSYGWICNLDTLIKHFTDIATFPSNLNGKQYSGKTLFIGGDKSNYIPPEDLNGIKKYFPKAELEYVKGVGHNVHAEDPSTFLKIVTKFLT; this is encoded by the exons ATGtcatatttaactaaaattataaccaTTTTGCCCTATAAACATTCATTTTACAATTATGTTCATTCAAGAACTGCCGTTGACCTGGTGTATAAAGTTCACGGAAACGAAAATTACAATAACGCACCGGTAATCGTTATTCATGGATTGTTAGGAATGAAAAAGAATTGGGAAAGTGTTTCTAAAAAGATCAATGAAAATACAAGTAAAACTGTTATTACGGTTGATGTAAGGAATCACGGAGAGAGTCCACATACTTCCTCGCATACGTATCACGAACTAGCGTCGGATATATCCCAACTTATAAGTAAATTATCGCTGAAAACTTCGCACATCATCGGTCATAGCATGGGCGGAAGAACTGGTATGGTTTTAGCCTTGACCGAG CCCTCAAAAATAGAAAGTTTAATAGTTGTCGACATATCTCCTGTGTCAACCGCTGGTATACTGAACGATTTCTTTCCCAAATTAATAAAGGCGATGAGAAGTACGAATTTCGAAGGAGCCGACCATGTCAGCAAGGCGAGGAGTATAGCGAGAGATCACCTCGCATCGACGGGTGTTGTCAAACCAGAATCTAGTGGATTTATTCTCATGAATATTGGTCCCGTTAAAGGTGGATCGTATGGCTGGATATGTAACTTGGACAcacttataaaacattttactgATATAGCAACATTTCCGAGCAATCTCAATGGGAAACAGTATTCTggtaaaactttattcatcGGTGGAGATAAATCTAATTATATTCC ACCAGAAGATTTAAATGggataaagaaatattttccgaAAGCCGAACTGGAGTATGTGAAAGGGGTGGGACATAACGTACACGCTGAAGATCCAAGTacttttttgaaaattgtGACTAAATttcttacataa
- the LOC125053581 gene encoding protein ABHD11-like yields the protein MALASILRRSHIILDNTHAVRTVANLSYKIFGESSVDPDIPPIFLFHGLLGTKKHWESFGKTMMNMTQRIVVAVDLRNHGDSPHVNSHKYEDMAADILKLFSKLAIEKASVVGHGMGGRASMCVSLMAPEKISALLVVDISPVSTCVDLREKFPKIMSMMKEISFKEQKKVKIAQREVKKKLKTLITDEILLKAILSNVTMKSTGFIGWSCNLDVLIKEYKHILTFPRLKDKKYYGPTLFIGGQLSDYLPPDDLTAIRDMFPRAVITYIPHTGHSLYADDPKSFLEVAIAFLKTHD from the exons atggCACTTGCGTCAATTTTACGTAGATCACATATTATTCTAGACAACACACACGCCGTAAGAACAGTCGCAAATTTGTCGTATAAAATATTCGGGGAGAGCAGCGTAGATCCTGATATTCCAccaatatttctatttcacGGTCTCTTAGGAACGAAAAAGCATTGGGAAAGCTTTGGAAAAACTATGATGAATATGACTCAACGGATTGTGGTGGCTGTCGATTTGAGAAATCACGGTGATAGCCCTCATGTGAACTCCCACAAGTACGAAGATATGGCGGCGGATATCCTAAAGTTGTTTTCCAAACTGGCAATTGAAAAAGCTAGTGTTGTGGGACACGGTATGGGTGGGAGGGCTTCTATGTGTGTTTCTTTGATGGCG CCAGAGAAGATATCAGCACTTTTAGTGGTAGACATTTCACCGGTTTCCACTTGTGTTGACCTGAGAGAGAAGTTCCCAAAAATCATGTCCATGATGAAAGAAATCAGTTTTAAAGAGCAAAAGAAGGTTAAGATTGCTCAAAgagaagttaaaaaaaaactaaaaacgtTGATAACTGATGAGATTTTACTAAAAGCCATTCTATCTAATGTAACAATGAAGTCCACTGGTTTCATCGGCTGGTCATGTAACCTGGATGTATTGATTAAGGAGTATAAACATATTCTAACATTTCCGCGATTAAAAGACAAGAAATACTACGGGCCTACGTTATTTATTGGCGGCCAGTTGTCTGATTATTTACC ACCAGACGACTTGACAGCTATACGAGATATGTTTCCCCGAGCAGTGATAACCTACATCCCTCATACGGGACACAGTCTCTATGCCGACGATCCGAAGAGTTTTTTAGAAGTGGCTATAGCTTTTCTCAAAACGCATGACTAA